One Arthrobacter sp. B3I4 genomic window, GAAGCTGATCGAGGCCCTCGACTGCCCGGTCATGCACGATGACCAGCACGGCACCGCCGTCGTCGTCCTCGCGGCGCTCACCGGCGCCGCGAAAGTGACAGGACGCCAACTCGAGGGACTCCGCGTTGTGGTCTCCGGTGCCGGCGCCGCCGGGATCGCCGTCGCCGAGATTCTGCTGACGGCCGGAATTCAAGACGTCGTGCTGCTGGACTCCCGCGGGATCATCAACCGGGACCGCGCGGACATCGCCGCGGACCCGGCCAGCAAAAAGGCCCAGCTCGCGGCTCGCAGCAACCCCCGCGGCGTTGCGGGCGGACCCGGTGAGGCGCTCCTCGGCGCCGACGTCTTCATCGGCGTTTCCTCCTCCCGGCTGGACGAGGAGCACCTGAAACAGATGAACCAGGACGCGATCGTCTTTGCCCTCTCCAACCCGGACCCTGAGGTGCTGCCGGACGTTGCCGCAAAGTACGCCGCCGTCGTCGCCACCGGCCGCAGCGACTTCCCGAACCAGATCAACAATGTGCTGGCGTTCCCCGGGATCTTCCGCGGCGCCCTCGACGCCGGTGCCCGCCGGATCACCCCGGCGATGAAGCTGGCGGCGGCCCGGGCCATCGCCGG contains:
- a CDS encoding NADP-dependent malic enzyme, whose protein sequence is MLSTSPDGAAEAPFAALTDQEIFASHQGGKLSIASTVPLDSKRDLSIAYTPGVAQVSRAIAADPELAKTLTWAQRLVVVVSDGTAVLGLGDIGASASLPVMEGKSALFKAFGDLDSIPLVLNTTDVDEIVETLVRLRPSFGAVNLEDVSAPRCFELEEKLIEALDCPVMHDDQHGTAVVVLAALTGAAKVTGRQLEGLRVVVSGAGAAGIAVAEILLTAGIQDVVLLDSRGIINRDRADIAADPASKKAQLAARSNPRGVAGGPGEALLGADVFIGVSSSRLDEEHLKQMNQDAIVFALSNPDPEVLPDVAAKYAAVVATGRSDFPNQINNVLAFPGIFRGALDAGARRITPAMKLAAARAIAGLTGDKLSADYIVPSPLDPRVAPAVSAAVAAAVELP